A single region of the Rattus rattus isolate New Zealand chromosome 8, Rrattus_CSIRO_v1, whole genome shotgun sequence genome encodes:
- the LOC116907591 gene encoding thioredoxin-like protein 4A, giving the protein MSYMLPHLHNGWQVDQTILSEEDCVVVICFGGVGGPTCMKMDEVLYSITETTWKIVRDLPHLV; this is encoded by the coding sequence ATGTCCTACATGCTTCCGCATCTACACAATGGCTGGCAGGTAGACCAGACCATCCTTTCGGAGGAGGACTGCGTGGTCGTCATTTGCTTTGGAGGCGTCGGAGGCCCCACTTGCATGAAGATGGACGAAGTTCTGTACAGCATCACCGAAACAACATGGAAGATAGTGAGAGATCTTCCTCATCTTGTATGA
- the LOC116907263 gene encoding rho GTPase-activating protein 20-like, translating into MEETIWWYFFLQRSIRDAKKQNKTDLSLQISTEDIAHCDTPLYVTATNFDTVNDIISKLLPMMRKHNTEEYQLWFCPCPGDTPRALQGNEYPHDIIMINIQKNFSSRDLRNFAAFPSLPGLIMKYLNADAQGQFILRPRNSARSQQQKSESAIFFRKQRTSASSWWHSICVPRPDQICTTQKVNNGGKLFGRELSSICQDGNLPSAILDMLSLLKREGPTTEGVFLVRPSITLCQTIKDKLDSEEEVDMNKQSVHVVSWIFKDFLKNIEGSLMTSKLYDEWIAVTKKVDEEEKLAAVQSLLDKLPPANVVLLRQFFQILYEIKSNSPVTEMSSYHLSVGIAPCLLFKPSSCNNGRPKDIAKKISLVTFMIENCPKIFGEDVVAVSYETSLSHPPGAKSSCSQNTAANIRNVKKTKRGLSSCPAGRTCTPGYHALPGSPAAPLPCKGLLGVYTCSTAITYS; encoded by the exons ATGGAAGAGACCATTTGGTGGTACTTCTTTCTACAAAG ATCCATTCGTGATGCGAAGAAGCAGAACAAAACAGATCTATCCCTGCAGATATCCACTGAGGACATTGCACACTGTGACACT CCTCTATATGTAACAGCAACAAACTTCGATACAGTGAATGACATAATCAGCAAGTTACTGCCAATGATGAGAAAACAT AACACTGAAGAGTATCAACTGTGGTTCTGTCCATGCCCTGGGGACACTCCAAGAGCACTCCAAG gaAATGAGTATCCACATGACATTATAATGataaatattcaaaagaactTCAGTTCACGGGACTTAAGAAACTTTGCCGCTTTCCCTTCCCTACCTGGGCTGATCATGAAATATCTAAACGCTGATGCACAGGGGCAATTCATCTTAAGGCCCAGAAACTCAGCCAGAAGCCAACAGCAAAAAAGTGAGTCTGCCATCTTCTTTCGG AAACAAAGGACTTCTGCATCATCATGGTGGCACAGCATCTGTGTGCCTCGCCCAGACCAAATATGCACCACCCAAAAAGTTAACAATGGAGGAAAACTGTTTGGAAGAGAACTCAGTTCCATTTGTCAGGATGGCAACCTGCCCTCGGCAATTCTG GACATGCTGTCCCTACTAAAAAGGGAAGGGCCCACAACCGAGGGTGTCTTTCTAGTACGTCCGAGTATAACATTGTGCCAAACAATAAAAGACAAATTGGATTCAGAAGAAGAGGTGGACATGAACAAGCAATCAGTGCACGTAGTTTCCTGGATCTTTAAG GACTTCCTAAAAAACATCGAAGGAAGTCTGATGACCTCAAAACTGTATGATGAGTGGATTGCTGTAACGAAAAAAGTTGATGAGGAAGAGAAATTAGCTGCAGTGCAGAG TCTTTTAGATAAATTGCCACCTGCAAATGTTGTGCTTCTGAGGcaattttttcaaatattatatgaaattaaaagtaATTCTCCTGTTACTGAAATGTCTTCTTACCATCTATCTGTTGGGATAGCCCCATGCCTCTTATTCAAGCCCAGCTCCTGCAATAATGGAAGGCCAAAAGACATTGCCAAAAAG ATTTCTCTGGTAACATTTATGATCGAAAACTGTCCAAAAATTTTTGGAGAGGATGTGGTTGCAGTGTCGTATGAAACatccctatctcatcctcccggAGCCAAGTCCTCATGTTCCCAGAACACTGCAGCAAATATCAGAAACGTGAAGAAAACCAAACGTGGACTGAGCAGCTGCCCCGCTGGGAGGACCTGCACTCCTGGCTACCATGCTCTGCCAGGAAGTCCAGCTGCCCCTCTTCCCTGTAAAGGCCTTCTAGGTGTGTATACTTGTTCTACTGCCATAACTTACAGTTAG